The Hyalangium minutum DNA segment GCGGGCAGGAGGAAGTCGTAGACGCTGCGGCCCAGCACCTGCTCGTACGTCAGGCCGGGGATGGTGAAGTTGACGAAGCGGATCCGATCGGAGGTGTCGGCGGTCATCATCATGTTCTGCGACTGCTCGACGAGCGCCCCGATGCCGAACTTCTCCACCGAAGACAGCCGGCGGGCCTCCAGCAGTGCCGCATGCTCGTTGAGGGCCTGAGCCACACGTCCCAGAGGGCCAGAGCCTGTCCGGCAGCGGATATGCGGCTCGTTGGTGGCCAGCCTTTGGATGAACTCCACCAGTTCTTCAGGGGTGACGTCGGTTCCTCCTTCGAGTGACGCCTGGCTCCCCGCTGCTGGCTTCCCCTTGACAGCCGCATCCTGGCTCATCCGTCTGGCTCCTCTCGAGATGCGTGCACACGCAGAGGGGAGCGCCGCTCGCCCCCTGGCCCCCTGGCCATGTACACTTCCCCCCCAACATATCCTGCAAAAGAGGGGGCAGGCACATGCCGCAGTGGGACCATCGCGCGGATGTCGTGGTCGTTGGATCTGGAGGTGCGGCATGTGCTGCAGCAGCCGCCGCCGTGGACCGAGGCGCCTCGGTCGTCATGCTGGAAGCCGCGGATACGGCTGGAGGCACCACCCGGCGCTCCGGCGGCGCGTACTGGATTCCCAACAACTCCCTCATGCGAGCCCAGGGGTTCACGGATCCGCGCGCGGATGCCCTGAAGCTGATGGCGCGCCTGGCCTACCCTACGCTCTACGACCCGGACCCGCCGCGGCTCGGGCTGCCCAAGCTCCAGTACGACTTGCTCGCGGCGTTCTACGACAACGCGTCGTCCGCCATCGACCGGCTGCGCCAGCTGGGCGCGCTGGACCCGATCATCCTGCCCAATTACGGCTACTCGCCCAACCCGGTCACGGATCCGGACTACTTCGCGGAGCTGCCGGAGAACAAGGCCCCGTACGGGCGCGTGCTCACGGCCAAGTCGCCTCCCGGCTCCACTGAGTTCCCCGGCCTCTACCTCTCCGAGGGGATGCTGCAACACCTGAGGAGCCGGAACGTGCCCATCCTCCTGGGACACCGGGTAACGGACGTCCTGCGGAACGGGCGGGGCGAGGTGATTGGCGTCGAGGCGGAGCACGACGGCTGCACGCGCTTCATCCGTGCGAAGCGCGGGGTGGTGTTCGGCTCGGGAGGCTTCGCGCACGATCGGGACAAGCTGCGCTCGCACCTGCGGGGCCCCATCTTCGGCAGCTGCAGCGTCACCACGAGCCAGGGCGCCTTCGTAGACATCGGCGGCAAGACAGGCGCCGAGCTGGGCAACCTCTCCAATGGCTTCTACTACCAGGCGGCGCTCGAGGATCCGGCGGCCCACGAGGGCTACGTGGTCCGCCCGGACGCGCACGTGTTCTTCCCGTATGGGGACAGCACGATCCTGGTGAATAAGTACGGCCAGCGCGTGGTGAACGAGAAGTCGCCGTACCACGTGCGGACCCAGAGCCACTTCCACTGGCGCCAGACGGAGTACCCAAACCTGGTGCAGTTCATGATCTGGGACCAGTGGACGGCCAACGAGCCCACGTTCTGGCCGTGGCGCGGCGTCGTTCCGCTGCCGGGGCAGTCCTCTCCGCTCGTCATCCAGGCGGCGACCCTCGAGCAGCTCGCCCAGCGCATCAGCGCGCGCCTTGACGCGATGCGCGGCCTGCGCTTCCTGAGCAGCAACATCGTCCCCAACGTGCGGCTCTCACCTGACTTCGTCTCCTCGCTGCGGGCCACCCTCCAGCGCTTCAACACGTTCGCGGCAACAGGCGTGGACCTCGACTTCCACCGCGGCGAGACACCGCTGGAGCGGGCTTGGCAGGGGCCGTCGCGCAGCACCACCGGCAACCGGACGATGTACCCGCTGTCGCCGAACGGGCCGTTCTACTGTGCCATCCTGGGCGCCGCGACGTTGGACACGTGCGGCGGACCGGTGATTGGCACGAACGCCCAGGTGCTCCGCCCCGACAGCACGCCCATTCCGGGGCTGTACGGCGCGGGCAACTGCATCGCGTCTCCCACCGGCCAGGCCTACTGGGGCGCAGGCGGTACACTGGGACCGGCCATCACCTTCGGCTTCATCGCCGGACGGAGCGCCGCCAGCGCCGCGCTGCTCCCGGACTGACGCCAGCGGCCAGAAGCGCGCTTCAGGAGCGCGCGCTGTGCCAGGCGGCGGACCGCTCGGCCAGGGCGCACCGCAGGACATTCTCCGCGCTGAACCCGTGACCCGAGGCACCGGGGTTGGCGATGTGAAGCACCGTCGAGGAGAGCGCGTCGATGAGCACCGGTCGCCGTTGGTCTCCCGAGGGCCGGCCGGTGCGGTAATCAATTGCCTGCCCTTGGAGATCCGTGCCGGTCTCGCCCACCGTGGCGCCCCCCCGGATGCCCTTCCCAGCCAGTATCCAGCTGGTCTCGGGCCAGTGGTCCTTCCCGCCTGAGGCGCTGTATTGCGGCGCCCGGCCGAACTCGCTGCCGATGACGAGCGTCGTCTGCTCGAAGAGCGAGCCGTGCGCGTTATGCGTGGACTTCAACGCGTCGATGAAGCGCGCGAGGTCATCCAGCGCGGGGACGAGCCGGCGGCGCTGGAGCGCCAGGTGCTCGTGGTGCGCGTCCAGGTGAAGCGAGCGGGTGGAGACGGTGACGGCCTTGGCGAAGTTGCCTTGGAGGGCGTGGAGCGCAAGCCGCAGCTGCGGGCCCAGCACGGCATCTCGGTACGGCGACGCGGGCTCCGCCGTCCGCAGCAGCCGAGCGAGTGGATCCTCCGGCCCCTGCTCGCGCGAGCGGAGCCACGGCTCGACCTTTGCCGTGCGGCCTCTCGGGTCGAACAGCGCCTGGGCCAGCGGAAGCGAGACCCCAGCGGAGGCTGGACCGGCGTCGGACTCGAAGTCCTCCGGTGTCTGCCCCAGCGCCAGGTGAGGAATGGGCGCGTCACCTGGAAGCGCGGCGCCCAGCAGCTCCCCCAACCAGGGCTCATGAGCGGAGGCCTTCACCCGGCCGCGCTGAGCGGTGCGCTCGCCCACGGGGTGGAGCTCCGTGTCCGTGCGCACGCCGTGGATGAGGCACAGAGCGGCATCATGCCGGAGCAGGTCTCCAACCAAGGGGCCAAACATCCGGTGCGTCCCCTGCCGGCGCTCATCCGCGCGGTAGCCTGGCTCGATGCGTCCACGGGTCAACGCAGCGTCCTTGGGGTCGACGGTGAGGACCCCATCGAGTCCCCCCCAGAGGAAGACGCTCACCACGTACTGCCGAGGAGAAGAGCCGAGGGAACCATTCCAGGCCGACGCCTGTCCTGGCAGCAGAGAGCCTGCGGTCCCCGCCAGCGCAGCTCCCAACAAGGAGCGTCGGGTGAATCGGCTCATGTTCCCCTCCCTCGGATGACTCACCCGCCAGAATACAAGGTTTCTGGACGGAAGCGGCGACAGCCGAGTGGCATATTGGAGATATGCGGGGCCGCTCCGTTCTCTTCTGGGTTCTCCTGCCCTTCGTGGGCCTGTGCGCAGTGGCGCTCTGGCTCACCCACCCGGCCGCTCCTCCTTCTCCCGCCGCCCCAGTCGAGCCGCAGCCTTCCGTCCGGGCGCCCGCGCCTCCTCCTCCCTCGGTCCCCCAGTCCCGGACATTCGGGGAAGGCTCGACGCTGCCCTCCCGCTCGCCCCCGCCCCCGCCCATCACCATCCCCGAGGCCGAGCC contains these protein-coding regions:
- a CDS encoding FAD-dependent oxidoreductase, producing the protein MPQWDHRADVVVVGSGGAACAAAAAAVDRGASVVMLEAADTAGGTTRRSGGAYWIPNNSLMRAQGFTDPRADALKLMARLAYPTLYDPDPPRLGLPKLQYDLLAAFYDNASSAIDRLRQLGALDPIILPNYGYSPNPVTDPDYFAELPENKAPYGRVLTAKSPPGSTEFPGLYLSEGMLQHLRSRNVPILLGHRVTDVLRNGRGEVIGVEAEHDGCTRFIRAKRGVVFGSGGFAHDRDKLRSHLRGPIFGSCSVTTSQGAFVDIGGKTGAELGNLSNGFYYQAALEDPAAHEGYVVRPDAHVFFPYGDSTILVNKYGQRVVNEKSPYHVRTQSHFHWRQTEYPNLVQFMIWDQWTANEPTFWPWRGVVPLPGQSSPLVIQAATLEQLAQRISARLDAMRGLRFLSSNIVPNVRLSPDFVSSLRATLQRFNTFAATGVDLDFHRGETPLERAWQGPSRSTTGNRTMYPLSPNGPFYCAILGAATLDTCGGPVIGTNAQVLRPDSTPIPGLYGAGNCIASPTGQAYWGAGGTLGPAITFGFIAGRSAASAALLPD
- a CDS encoding DUF1501 domain-containing protein, which translates into the protein MSRFTRRSLLGAALAGTAGSLLPGQASAWNGSLGSSPRQYVVSVFLWGGLDGVLTVDPKDAALTRGRIEPGYRADERRQGTHRMFGPLVGDLLRHDAALCLIHGVRTDTELHPVGERTAQRGRVKASAHEPWLGELLGAALPGDAPIPHLALGQTPEDFESDAGPASAGVSLPLAQALFDPRGRTAKVEPWLRSREQGPEDPLARLLRTAEPASPYRDAVLGPQLRLALHALQGNFAKAVTVSTRSLHLDAHHEHLALQRRRLVPALDDLARFIDALKSTHNAHGSLFEQTTLVIGSEFGRAPQYSASGGKDHWPETSWILAGKGIRGGATVGETGTDLQGQAIDYRTGRPSGDQRRPVLIDALSSTVLHIANPGASGHGFSAENVLRCALAERSAAWHSARS